The genomic segment TCGGCTCGAACCATATCCGTTTCTTGGGCGTCGACACCGATCTGCGCCTGACCACCAACTGCCCGATTTCGCACCTTCTGAACGCGCGCACCTTCCGGCTGGAAGAGACGATGGCCTTCTTTCTGGGGCCGGACGAGCCGTTTTCGACCGGCATCCTGCAAGGGGTGCGCGACATGTACGAGCAGACCGACGCCTACTGGAAGCGCTGGGTGCGCACCCTGTCCCTGCCTTTGGAATGGCAGGACGCCACCATCCGCGCCGCCATCGCGCTCAAACTGTGCGTCTATGAAGAGACCGGCGCCATCGTCGCGGCCATGACCACGTCCATCCCCGAAGCGCCGCATTCCGGCCGCAACTGGGATTACCGTTACTGCTGGATCCGCGACGCCTATTATGTGGTGCAGGCCCTGACGCGGCTGGGGGCGGTCGATATTCTCGAAAACTACCTGAAATACCTGCGCAATATCGTCGATCAGGCGGGCGAGGGGCCGATTCAGCCCGTCTATGGCATCGGGTTCGGCCCGGAACTGCCGGAAACCGAAGCGGCAGCGCTGCCGGGCTATTGCGGCATGGGGCCGGTGCGGATCGGCAATCTGGCCTATATCCAGCACCAGCACGACGTCTACGGGCAGATCGTCCTGTCCTCGGTCCACGCCTTCTTCGATCAGCGCCTGTTGCAGCCGGGCACGCCGACCGACTTCGCGGCGCTGGAAAAGATGGGCGAGCGGGCGATGGAGGTCTTCGACAAGGCCGATGCCGGCCTGTGGGAATACCGCACCCTGTCGAACATCCACACCTATTCGGCCCTGATGTGCTGGGCGGCCTGCGACCGGCTGGAAAACGCCGCTCTGGCCCTGGGTCTCGATGACCGTGCCGAGGTGTGGCGCGCCCACGCCCTGACCATCCGCGAGGCGATCGAGACGCGGGCCTTCTGCGGTGAAGGCGGCAGTTTCAGCGCCTGTTTCGACCACGCGCAACTGGATGCCAGCCTCCTGCAGATGATCGACCTGCGCTTCCTCACGCCCGACGATCCGCGCCACCTGGCGACGCTGGCGGCGGTCGAGGCGGGCCTGCGCCGGGGCGAACACATGCTGCGCTACGCCGTGCCGGACGATTTCGGCGAGCCGGAAACGGCCTTCAACTTCTGCACCTTCTGGCTGATCGAGGCCCTGCATCACGCCGGCCGCAGCGACGAGGCGCGCACCCTGTTCGAAGGGATGCTGAGGCGGCGGACCTCTGCCGGTCTGCTGTCGGAAGACACCGCATACGACGACGGCCAGCTCTGGGGCAACTATCCTCAGACCTATTCGCTGGTCGGCATTATCAACTGCGCCGGGCTGCTCAGCCGCCCGTGGCGCGATGTCAGGTAAGGAGTAAGAGTCATGGGGCGACTTATCGTTGTTTCAAACCGCGTCAACCCGCCGGCCGACGCCAATGTCGGCACGCAGGGCGGACTGGCCATGGCGCTGTCGGCGGCCTTGCGCGAAGAAAACGGCATCTGGTTCGGCTGGTCGGGTCAGACCACCGACGCCTTCACCGGCCACCTGTCGATCCAGAAGATCGGCGGGGTGACCGTGGCCCTGACCGACCTCGAAGCGCAGGACGTACAGGAATATTATAACGGCTACGCCAATCGCACCCTGTGGCCGCTGTTCCACTACCGCACCGATCTGGTGGCCTTCGAGCGCAGCTTCGACGAAGGCTATCTGCGGGTCAATCAGCGTTTCGCCGACACGCTTTTCCCGCTGGTCGAAAAAGAGGACCTGCTGTGGGTGCAGGACTATCACCTGCTGCCGCTCGCCTCGATGCTGCGTAAGCACGGCGTGACCAACCGCATCGGCTTCTTCCTGCATATTCCGTGGCCGGCCATGCGGGTGTTCCAGACCCTGCCCAAGCACAAGGAACTGGTCGAGACCCTGTTCGACTACGACCTGATCGGCTTCCAGACCGAAGACAGCCTCAACGCCTTTCAGGAATATGTCCTGCACGCCGCCGAGGGCGAAAGGCTGCCCGACGGACGCCTGCGGGCCTTCGGCAAGACGATACAGGCGGGGGCCTTCCCAATCGGCATCGACAGCGAGGACTTCACCGCCGCCGCCACCTCGGACAAGGCTTCGGCCTTCTACAATCTGATGCGTAATTCGCAGGCCGGGCGCAAGATGATCACCGGCATCGACCGGCTCGACTATTCCAAGGGGCTTGAGGAGCGGTTTCTGGCCTATGAGCAGTTTCTCAACAACCACCCGCGTATGGAGGGCGAAGTGTTCCTGATGCAGATCGCCACGGCGACGCGCGAGGAGGTCGACACCTATCAGGACCTGCGCGCGCGGCTCGACAGTCTTTCGGGACGCATCAACGGCGCGCACGCCACCATCGACTGGGTGCCGGTGCGCTACGTCAACCGGGCCTACCGCCGCGATGAACTGGCGGGCATCTATCGTGCTTCGCATGTCGGGCTGGTGACGCCCTTGCGCGACGGGATGAATCTGGTGGCCAAGGAGTTCGTGGCGGCGCAGGACGAGAACGATCCGGGCGTCCTCATCCTGTCGGAATTCGCCGGGGCGGCGGCCCAGATGAAGGCGGCGCTGATCGTCAATCCCTTCGACCGTCAGGCCATGGCCGAGGCCATTGCCGACGCCGTGCACATGCCGCTCAAGGAACGCAGGCAGCGCCATGCCGATCTGATGACCGGGGTCATGACCGAGGACGTGGTGTGGTGGCGCAACGACTTCGTGGCGCGGCTGAAGGACGATCGGGGGGTGACGCCGGATGGCGCGACCTTTCCCGACGACCGGGTCGTAAAGTTACCGGTCGCTGGATAAATTTCCTCCCTACGCGACGTCACAAAAGAAAAAGCCAGCTGATGGCTCAGCCGGCTTTGCTCGCGCGCTGGGTTCGGTTTTTATGCTGCCGCCAGTTCGCTCAGGGCCTTGGAGGCGCTTTCGATCGCCGCCGCCTTGACGTCCGGACCGAAGGCCATGGCTTCCGAGCGGATGAAGGTCACGTCGGTGATGCCGATAAAGCCGAGCAGCGTGCGGATATGGCCTTCCTGAAAGTCCATGACCGAGGCCGGGCCTTCGGAATATTTGCCGTCGCGGGTTTCGATAACCACGGCCTTGGTGTTCTTGACCAGACCTTCGGGCCCGGCTTCGGTGTAGCGGAAAGTGCGGCCGGCGCGCAGCACGTAGTCAAACCACGTCTTCAGCAGGGCCGACATGCCGAAATTGTACATCGGCGCGCCCAGCACCAGAATATCGGCGGCTTCCAGTTCCGACACGCGGGCTTCGACGGTTTCGGCCAGGGCCGACGCTTCGACGCTTTCGCCGACATTGCCGAAGAAGCCGTTGATGTTCGACGCGCTCAGGACCGGGAGCGGGTTGAGGCCGAGGTCGAGTTCGACGAACTGCGCCTTGGGGTCGGCCTTCAGCAGGCTGTCCTTATAGGTGTCGACCAATTGACGCGAGATCGAGCCTTCGCCCTTGATCGAGGAATTGACAATGAGAACCTTGGACATGGCAGTCTCCTTTATTCGGTAATCGTAACTGATGCGATTATGTTTAAGTTTGTAAAGAGGATGTTTGAAAAAAACAGCGCTCTTTGTATCTGAAGGTTGTTAGAAGCGCCCCGCCTGATAGTCGGCGAAGGCTTGATAGATTTCCTGCGGCGTGTTCATGACGAACGGACCGTGGCGCGCGATGGGCTCTTTCAGCGGTTGACCCAGCACGACGAGCACGCGGGCGCCGTCGATGCCGCCGGTGAGCGGCAGTTCGGCCCCTTCGGTGAGCACAGCCGCCTGACCGCGCGCCACCGCCATACTACTATCTTGGCCATTGATGGTGACTTCACCGTCGAAGACGTAGGCGAAACCAGCATGGCCTTCGGGGACAGGCAGGTTCAGCGCTGCACCGCCGTCGAGTGAGACGTCGGCGATGAAGGGCTTGGTCGTCGGCGACTGGATCGGGCCGGTTTGCCCTTGATACTGACCCGCCAGCAGCTTGACCCAGGCATCGGCGTGACGGATCACCGGAATGGTGTCGGCCGGCACGTCCTGATAGCGCGGATCGAGCATCTTTTCCCTGGCGGGCAGATTCAGCCACAGTTGGAAGCCCTGCATCAGGCCGTCTTCCTGCTCCGGCATTTCGGAGTGGACGAGGCCGCGCGCCGTGGTCATCCACTGTACGTCGCCGGGGCCCAGCAGGCCTTCATTGCCCCTGGAGTCCTTATGGCGCATGCGTCCGGCCAGCATATAGGTGATGGTCTCGAAGCCGCGGTGCGGGTGATCGGGGAAGCCCGCGATATAGGCTTGCGGATCGTCCGAGCGGAATTCGTCCAGCATCAGGAAGGGATCGACCTCCGGCAGGGCCTGCGTGCCCAGAACGCGGGTGAGCTTGACGCCGGCGCCGTCGGTGGCGGGCAGACCGCGCACGAGACGGGTGATGGTGCGTTGTGTCGACATGTCTATGTCTTTCTAAGCGGTGGGAAGCCTGTGCTCCCGTGTTGACGAGACATATAGCCGGGGTTATCCGTTGTCAGAAGCCTGCAAAAATGAACCACGGTGTTTCGCCTATAGCAACACTTATGGGCAACACTGGCAGAGCACCGCTGATCAGGAGCCCTCATGACCCCCGGAGTCGATCTCGACGATCTGCAATCCTTCTTTCTGGTGGTCGAAACCGGCTCCTTCGCCCGCGCCGCCGACCGGTTGGGCGTGGCCAAGTCGATCGTTTCGCGCCGCGTCGCGCACCTTGAAGAACGGCTTAAGGCGCGGCTTCTGACGCGCACGGCGCGCGGTACCCAGACGACCGATGTCGGCGCGCTCTATTACGCCAAGGCGCGTGAAGCCATTGCTCAGCTTGAGGCCGCGCAGGAGGCCGTCAACGACGCTATGCTGGAGGTGGCAGGGCCCATCCGCCTGTCGGCGCCGCTGACCTTCGGCGTGTCGCACCTTGCGCCCGTCCTGACCGAGTTCGCCGTGCGCAATCCGCGCATCGAACTGGACGTCAGTTTCGACGACCGCCGGGTCGATGTGCTGGGGGGTGGCTATGACGTGGTGATACGCATCGGCGAACTGACCGACTCGACGCTGATCGCGCGGCGCATCGGCCATATCAACGGCATGATCGTCGCCAGCCCGGACTATCTGCGCCAGAAGGGCCCGCCCGAAACGCCGGAAGATCTGGGGCAACTCGACTGCCTGCTCTACACCAATGTGTCGCCCGGCGACGTCTGGCGCTTCGTTATCGATGGCGAGGTGCGCATGGTGCGCATCCCCGTGCGCCTGCGTTCGGACAATGGCGACATGCTGCTGAGCGCGGCGGTGGCGGGACTGGGTGTCGCGCGTCTGCCGGCCTTTATCACCAGCTCCGCGATCTCGTCGGGGCAGGTGGTTCCGGTCCTGCCCGAGTACAACACCACCGTGCCGCTGTGCGCCGTCATGCCGCCGGGCCGCTCGCGCACGGCGCGGGTCAAGGCGCTGGTCGATTTTCTGGCCCTGCGCTTCGCCAACGAGGTCTTGTAAACCGGCGGCATACGGAAGATTGTTGCGGGTGCGAAAAGGGGCTTGCCAGCCTCAGTGAAACGTTTAAGTTCGTATTCGGCAAGAGGGAGGCGGCAATGGAGCCGGAAGAATTCGACCGGTTGAGCGAAGGGGCGGCGGCGTTTCTGGGGCTGTCTCTGAGCGAAGAGAGCCAGACGGCCGTGGCGAGCAATCTTCAGCTTCTGCGTCAGCACATGGCGGTGCTGGAACGCGCCCTGAAGGATGCCGACGTATGAGCGATTTCGCTTCCGCCCTTGATCTGGCCCAAGCCATTGCCCGCCGGGAGGTATCGGCGGAAGCCGTGGTGCGTCGGGCGGTCGAGGCGGCGTTGAACGATCCCTATGCGGCCTTTACCCGCGTCTTTGCTTCGCAAGCCATAGCGGCGGCGCAGGCGGTAGATCGCGCAGAGGTCGCAGGGCCTCTGGCGGGCGTGCCGTTCGCCGTGAAGGACCTGTTCGACGTAGCCGGGCAGGTGACGACCGCCGGGGCGAAGCTGCGGCAGAGCGCCGCGGCGGCACCGCAGGATGCCGAGGTCGTGCGGCGGCTGAAAAACGCCGGGGCCGTGCTGATCGGCACGCTCAACATGGACGAATTCGCCTACGGTTTCGCTACGGTCAACGCCCATTTCGGCACCACCAAGAACCCCTACGACCCGGCGCGGCTGGCGGGCGGCTCGTCCGGCGGTTCGGCGGCGGCGGTCGCGGCGGGTCTGGTGCCGCTGACCCTGGGGTCGGACACCAATGGCTCGGTGCGGGTCCCGGCGTCGCTGTGCGGCGTGTGGGGGATGCGTCCGGCGGACGGGACGGTGCCGCTCGACGGCGTGTTTCCGTTTGTGGAGATGCTCGATACGGTCGGGCCCTTCGCAAGGTCCAGCCGCGACCTGCGGCGTTTGTACGAGGTCATTTCAGGCACTGCACCGCAAGGTGATGGCCCGCCGCTGCGCGTGGCGAAGCTCGGCGGCTTCTTCGCGCGCGATGCGGCGCTGGAGGCGGTGAATGCCGTCGAGGTGGTCATGGCGCACCTGAAATCCGATGCGGTGGTGCCCTTGCCGCAGGCCGAGGGCGGGCGTTCGGCGGGTTTTCTGATCACGGCGGCCCTGGGCGGGGCGCTGCACCTCGATACCCTGCGCGAACGGGCCAACGACTACGATCCGGCGGTGCGCGACCGGCTGATCGCCGGGGCCATGCTGCCCGCCGGAGTGCTGGCCAGGGCGCTCGATTACCGCGAACGCTATCGTAGAATATTCGCCGAACTATTTGAAACCTATGATGTTCTGGTCGCATCCGCCACGCCCTGCGCCGCACCGCGCATCGACGAAAGCACGATCCTGATCGACGGTAAACCGGCTTCGGCGCGCACCAATCTCGGCATCTATGCGCAGGCTATTTCGCTGACGGGCGCCGCGGTGATTTCCGCGCCGCTCAGGACGACGGGCCTGCCCATCGGGCTGCAATTCATCACCCGGCCGGGCCACGAAGGTCGGTTATTCGACCTGATGCACCGGATGGAAGACGCGGGCGTGCTGGGCTTCACCGCACCGGGAGGCGGCGCATGATCCATACGAAGACAGCGCTGCGCGGCATGGTTACGGCGCCGCATCATCTGGCGGCGCAGGCCGGGCTCGATATTCTGAAGCGCGGCGGCAGAGCCATGGAGGCGGCGGTGGCCACGGCGGCGGCGCTGGCCGTCGTCTATCCGCACATGAACTCCATCGGCGGCGACAGCTTCTGGATCGTGCGCGAGCCGGATGGCTCCGTGCATGGCGTCAGCGCCTGCGGCGCGGCGGCGCAGGCCGCGACGCTTGATCTGTACAAGGGGCTCACCGCCGTACCTTGGCGGGGGCCTTTGGCGGCCAATACAGTGGCCGGGACGCTGTCGGGCTGGGAGGCCGTGCTCAGCCGCGTGGCCGCCCCCTTGTCGCTCGAAGCCCTGCTGGAACCGGCCATTCATTACGCCGAACACGGCGTCGTGGTGACGAGGGGCGGCGCGGAAATCGCCGCGACCAAGGACGCCGAACTGAAGGAACAGTGCGGCTACGGGGCGGTGTTCCGACCTGACGATCAACCATTGAAAGAGGGCGCGGTCCTCAAACAGCCGGCTCTGGCGGCGACGCTGAAGGCGCTGGCCGCCAAGGGTCTGCGCGACGCCTATGAAGGCGATCTGGCGCGGGCCATCGCCGCGGATCTGGCGGCGGCGGGCTCCCCGGTCGGGGCTGAGGATCTGCGGGCGCACCGGGCGGCGACGCCGGTGCCGCTGACCACGGCCATCCGGGGCGTGCACCTGTACAATATGACCCCGCCGACGCAGGGCTTCGCCTCGCTGCTGATACTGGCCCTGTACGACCGTCTGGGCATAGAGGGGCACGACCATTTCGACCATCTGCACGGGCTGATCGAGGCGACCAAGCAGGCCTTCATTCTGCGAGACCGGCATATCGGCGACCCGGCCTATATGGATTTCGACGCCCAGGGCCTGCTGTCGGACGCCGCCGCGCTCGATGCGCTGGCGCGCAAGATCGACCGTGAACAGGCCCTGCCATGGCCGCATCTCCCGCAACAGGGAGACACGGTGTGGTTCGGCGCCGTCGACGCCGAAGGCCGCGCCGTCAGCGCCATTCAGAGCACCTATTTCGAGTTCGGTTCGGGAATCGTCCTGCCGCAGACCGGCATCATCTGGCAGAACCGCGGGGCGTCTTTCAAACTGGCTGAAACGGGCTGGAACGCGCTGAAGCCGGGCCGCAAGCCGTTCCACACGCTCAATCCGGCACTGGCCGTTTTCGACGATGGACGCGTGATGAGCTACGGCACCATGGGCGGCGAAGGCCAGCCCCAGACGCAGGCGGCGGTCTTCAGCCGTTACAATGCCGGTATGCCGCTGCAACAGGCGATCACCGCGCCGCGCTGGCTTCTGGGCAAGACCTGGGGCGAGGACAGCGTGTCGCTCAAGCTGGAAGGCCGGTTCGATGCGGCGGTGATAGACCGTCTCAAAAAAGCCGGGCATCAGACTGAAATTGTAGCCGATTTTACCTCTATGATGGGCCATGCCGGGGCGCTGGTGCGCCATGCCGACGGGCGTATCGAAGGGGCGATCGATCCGCGTTCCGATGGCGGGGTGGCGGCATGGTAGAGACCTTTATCGGTATAGGTGGCCGCCGCGCCGCCGCCCGCTGCGACACCCTGAAACGCCCGCCCTTCAGCGAGGCGGCGGAGATGCTGTTCCGCCCCTATTTGAGCGAGGCGCACCGGGCGACGCTGGTGCAGTTGCGGGAATGGATGGAGGCGGCGGGCATGGCCGTGCGGCTCGATCCGGCGGGCAATCTGATCGGGCGGTATGAAGGCAGGGGAGGCAAATCCCTCATCCTCGCCTCGCATATCGATTCTGTGCGTGATGCCGGGGCCTATGACGGGCCTCTGGGCGTCATGCTGGGTATCGAGGTGGTGGCGGCGCTCCATGAGCGCGGGCAACGGTTGCCATTCGCCATTGAGGTCTACGCTTTCGGCGACGAGGAAGGCTCGCGCTTTCCGGCCTCCATGCTCTGTTCGCGCGCCGTTTGCGGTCAGGTGGATCGCGCGACGCTGGATGTCGCCGACCGTGATGGCGTTACCCTCGGCAAGGCGCTGAGCGATTTCGGGCTCGACATCGACGCCTTTCTTGAGGCCCGCCGCGATCCGTCCGAGCTGATCGGCTATGTCGAAG from the Asticcacaulis sp. AND118 genome contains:
- a CDS encoding glycoside hydrolase family 15 protein, which codes for MPDQSASIPVAATDAEPRKNPLSHTLDLGLIGNGTVSALIDDRGNWVWACVPRFDGDPVFSNLLSGVEATDAAAEGVWAIDLIGLARAEQVYERNSAVLRTVLTDEKGAQLEILDFCPRFRHHERQYRPVAFCRLIRPLAGAPRICMRLRPMRDYGATRAPHSFGSNHIRFLGVDTDLRLTTNCPISHLLNARTFRLEETMAFFLGPDEPFSTGILQGVRDMYEQTDAYWKRWVRTLSLPLEWQDATIRAAIALKLCVYEETGAIVAAMTTSIPEAPHSGRNWDYRYCWIRDAYYVVQALTRLGAVDILENYLKYLRNIVDQAGEGPIQPVYGIGFGPELPETEAAALPGYCGMGPVRIGNLAYIQHQHDVYGQIVLSSVHAFFDQRLLQPGTPTDFAALEKMGERAMEVFDKADAGLWEYRTLSNIHTYSALMCWAACDRLENAALALGLDDRAEVWRAHALTIREAIETRAFCGEGGSFSACFDHAQLDASLLQMIDLRFLTPDDPRHLATLAAVEAGLRRGEHMLRYAVPDDFGEPETAFNFCTFWLIEALHHAGRSDEARTLFEGMLRRRTSAGLLSEDTAYDDGQLWGNYPQTYSLVGIINCAGLLSRPWRDVR
- the otsA gene encoding alpha,alpha-trehalose-phosphate synthase (UDP-forming); amino-acid sequence: MGRLIVVSNRVNPPADANVGTQGGLAMALSAALREENGIWFGWSGQTTDAFTGHLSIQKIGGVTVALTDLEAQDVQEYYNGYANRTLWPLFHYRTDLVAFERSFDEGYLRVNQRFADTLFPLVEKEDLLWVQDYHLLPLASMLRKHGVTNRIGFFLHIPWPAMRVFQTLPKHKELVETLFDYDLIGFQTEDSLNAFQEYVLHAAEGERLPDGRLRAFGKTIQAGAFPIGIDSEDFTAAATSDKASAFYNLMRNSQAGRKMITGIDRLDYSKGLEERFLAYEQFLNNHPRMEGEVFLMQIATATREEVDTYQDLRARLDSLSGRINGAHATIDWVPVRYVNRAYRRDELAGIYRASHVGLVTPLRDGMNLVAKEFVAAQDENDPGVLILSEFAGAAAQMKAALIVNPFDRQAMAEAIADAVHMPLKERRQRHADLMTGVMTEDVVWWRNDFVARLKDDRGVTPDGATFPDDRVVKLPVAG
- a CDS encoding FMN-dependent NADH-azoreductase, which translates into the protein MSKVLIVNSSIKGEGSISRQLVDTYKDSLLKADPKAQFVELDLGLNPLPVLSASNINGFFGNVGESVEASALAETVEARVSELEAADILVLGAPMYNFGMSALLKTWFDYVLRAGRTFRYTEAGPEGLVKNTKAVVIETRDGKYSEGPASVMDFQEGHIRTLLGFIGITDVTFIRSEAMAFGPDVKAAAIESASKALSELAAA
- a CDS encoding pirin family protein; amino-acid sequence: MSTQRTITRLVRGLPATDGAGVKLTRVLGTQALPEVDPFLMLDEFRSDDPQAYIAGFPDHPHRGFETITYMLAGRMRHKDSRGNEGLLGPGDVQWMTTARGLVHSEMPEQEDGLMQGFQLWLNLPAREKMLDPRYQDVPADTIPVIRHADAWVKLLAGQYQGQTGPIQSPTTKPFIADVSLDGGAALNLPVPEGHAGFAYVFDGEVTINGQDSSMAVARGQAAVLTEGAELPLTGGIDGARVLVVLGQPLKEPIARHGPFVMNTPQEIYQAFADYQAGRF
- a CDS encoding LysR family transcriptional regulator, with the protein product MTPGVDLDDLQSFFLVVETGSFARAADRLGVAKSIVSRRVAHLEERLKARLLTRTARGTQTTDVGALYYAKAREAIAQLEAAQEAVNDAMLEVAGPIRLSAPLTFGVSHLAPVLTEFAVRNPRIELDVSFDDRRVDVLGGGYDVVIRIGELTDSTLIARRIGHINGMIVASPDYLRQKGPPETPEDLGQLDCLLYTNVSPGDVWRFVIDGEVRMVRIPVRLRSDNGDMLLSAAVAGLGVARLPAFITSSAISSGQVVPVLPEYNTTVPLCAVMPPGRSRTARVKALVDFLALRFANEVL
- a CDS encoding AtzE family amidohydrolase yields the protein MSDFASALDLAQAIARREVSAEAVVRRAVEAALNDPYAAFTRVFASQAIAAAQAVDRAEVAGPLAGVPFAVKDLFDVAGQVTTAGAKLRQSAAAAPQDAEVVRRLKNAGAVLIGTLNMDEFAYGFATVNAHFGTTKNPYDPARLAGGSSGGSAAAVAAGLVPLTLGSDTNGSVRVPASLCGVWGMRPADGTVPLDGVFPFVEMLDTVGPFARSSRDLRRLYEVISGTAPQGDGPPLRVAKLGGFFARDAALEAVNAVEVVMAHLKSDAVVPLPQAEGGRSAGFLITAALGGALHLDTLRERANDYDPAVRDRLIAGAMLPAGVLARALDYRERYRRIFAELFETYDVLVASATPCAAPRIDESTILIDGKPASARTNLGIYAQAISLTGAAVISAPLRTTGLPIGLQFITRPGHEGRLFDLMHRMEDAGVLGFTAPGGGA
- a CDS encoding gamma-glutamyltransferase family protein; the encoded protein is MIHTKTALRGMVTAPHHLAAQAGLDILKRGGRAMEAAVATAAALAVVYPHMNSIGGDSFWIVREPDGSVHGVSACGAAAQAATLDLYKGLTAVPWRGPLAANTVAGTLSGWEAVLSRVAAPLSLEALLEPAIHYAEHGVVVTRGGAEIAATKDAELKEQCGYGAVFRPDDQPLKEGAVLKQPALAATLKALAAKGLRDAYEGDLARAIAADLAAAGSPVGAEDLRAHRAATPVPLTTAIRGVHLYNMTPPTQGFASLLILALYDRLGIEGHDHFDHLHGLIEATKQAFILRDRHIGDPAYMDFDAQGLLSDAAALDALARKIDREQALPWPHLPQQGDTVWFGAVDAEGRAVSAIQSTYFEFGSGIVLPQTGIIWQNRGASFKLAETGWNALKPGRKPFHTLNPALAVFDDGRVMSYGTMGGEGQPQTQAAVFSRYNAGMPLQQAITAPRWLLGKTWGEDSVSLKLEGRFDAAVIDRLKKAGHQTEIVADFTSMMGHAGALVRHADGRIEGAIDPRSDGGVAAW